TCGACCGGCGTCGCAGGGTCCGCCGGTTTATCGCTGAGATACGACCGCAGGAACCAGTCGTCCGGACTAGTACTGCCGCCACGGAAGAGCTGGTACTCGTAGGCCCCGGCAGCAACGCGTCTGGCCAGCGTAAAAGCGCCGGTCGTGGTGGTGCCGCCATCGCTGACCTGCACGAGACGAATACCATCTGCCACGGTTTGTGCCCCCGGACCGCCGGTGTTGTCGACGACCACGGCTGTTGTGCCACTGGCCTGACCACCCTTGATAACCAGCAGATTGGTCGGCGAGTTGTCGGCACCAAGGTAGGTGTTGAAGCCGATGCGACTCCCGGCGCTGCCGGTGTAGCTGCCCACCGTCAGCGTGCTGTAGCTTCCCGACCGGGGGACGAACTGGATCAGACCCGCATTGGCCACCGTGCCGGTGGCATTCGAGTCTCCAGTGACATTCCAGACACTGCTGGCGTCGATCGCAACCTTCGTTGCGTTCCTCGCCAGACCGGTCCAGAGACTGCCCTGAGTCAGCGTCACGTCAGCCGTGTTGCCCGCGTCGGCCAGCAGATCGCCCGTCCATTGCGATGCGCTCAGGTTGGCATTCGCCGTATTGGCCTGACCCAGCAGTACGAGATTGCCCGTCCAATTGCTGCTAACGAGGTTGTAGGTGAGCGTCGAGGGATCAACGACGATGTCACCGGCGAGCGACGGGATTCGCGCAATGTTCAGCGTCAGATTGCTCGGCGTGCCCGACGCATTTTCAGTCACCTGCGCCAGCAGGCGCCGCCCGTTGACCATGGCCGCAGCGATCGCTGTGCCGTCACTGATCGAAACGATGCCCGTCCCGCCCTCGGCGTACACAATCGCGCCGCTGGTGGCGCTCAAACTGCCGCCCGTGAACGAGATGGCGCTGGGGGTAACACCGGCAAGGTGAATCGCAGCCGATCCGGCGCCGCTCACCGCGACTGTCGTATCGACGGCGGAAAGCGTGCCGCCACCGATCGCCGCGATACCGTGCGCACCGCTGCCAGCGGTCGTTATTGCAGTACGGGTCAGAACGATATCGCTGCCGACGTTCTCTGCAACGGCACCCGGAGCACTCTGCCCACGCGTGGTGATGCTGCCGCCGGTGATCGATGCCCTGGCACCCTGGCTGACCTTGACGCCTATTGCGCCATCACCATTTGCGGTGATCCTGGTCCTGTCGGCCAGCAGTTGACTCCCGGCCCCCGTCACATCCGCGCCGTTGGCCTGCGAGCCGATCGATGTGTCGGGAAACTGGAGGACCGGCGGGCTGCTCCCGGTGGGCCTGTACCCGCTCGTCACCTCGGTCCCGGTCACGGTCACCGTGCCGGCATCGGTCACGGACAACCCCGCGCTGGAAGGCCCCGACGTGCGGACGATCGTGTCGGTCAGCGCGATCGAACTGTCTGCGCCGCTCGCGAGCGCGCCCGGGGAATTGGGTTGGTACGTGAAAATGCCAAAGCCGGAAAAGTTGACCTTCCCTCCGGCGTCGGCCCATACGCCGGGGCTATTCGCGCCATAAGTTGCGGACGTTGCGCCGTTGCTGACCTGGATGTTGCTTCCGCCGCCCCTGGCGAGCATGCCGGGAGCGTTGGCGATGACGGTGACGCCGTAGTAATCGCCGCTCGCAATGGCGCCGCCGACCATGGAAATTCCCCCTCCGCCCGTTGCAGACAATCCGGTGCTGCCGTTACCGAGGATATTCACGAACGTGTTATTCAGCGTGAGGCGACTGCCTGCGCCCGTGGCGACGGCACCCGCTGCGTTATCGCCGAAACTGAAGGTATTCAGATTGTTGAGCGTGATCGCGCCCCCGGCATCGGCAAAGATGGCGGAGGCACCCATCCCGTAGGTCGTCACGTCGGTGCGAGTCAGGGTGATCGCCCCACCACTGGCCGCATAGGCACCATGGGCGTTGTCAGCCACCGTGCTTAGCGCGCTATCCGTGAGCGAAACCCGGCTGCCTGCCCCAACCGCTCCGACGCCGTATGCCCCGGCGTCGTTCGTGTCGACGGCCACGTAACTACCGGCAATCACGCCACCCCCAACAGCATAGAGGCCATGGCCGCCGGTGCCGAAGGTGCTGATCGTGTTGCCGGTTGTCGATGAACCCAAGAGTGTGATCGTCCCGCCGCCGGTCGCAAGCATGCCGTAGCCGCTGCCCGTTGCGCTCAGGTTGACGGAGTTGCCACTGTAGCTCCCGGTGCCGGAGACTTCGACCACAGGCGCTGCGCCGGTGCTCTCGCGTGCAGTCGAGGCGGGATCCGAACAACTGCCGGACGAAATGCTGAGCGTCGCTGGCGCAGGGCTGCATTGTGCGAACGCCCGCGCGGAGGGCACGAGCGCTGCGATAGCGGCGGCCAGAATCGCGTGATGGCGCCCAAGAGGACTCAATAGCACCTTCTTTCGCGAATGACCGTTGCGCGAATCCGACGTGAGATCGGCGGTCGGCGACGTTACTTCATCGGCGTGGGATCCACGGACACTGCTTTCGCGAATAAATCCAATATGCAAGTGCTTCCGGGAAGATAGATTGGCATTTTTTTTGAAAATCTTATGGCGAATCATCAGCGGCGTGCCCCCTGGGAGTAGCACCAAATACCCTCGAATCTGCGTTCGGGATTTATGTGGCACCACTTATCGAATGATTTTCTATCTGCGTAAATTCTGCCACAGAGTAAAGAGCCACTATTTAAAAAATTCTTCCCCCTTTAAATGAAGGCACCCGGCATTCGCACGCTCCACCGTTAAATGCTCTGCCAATATCCCGCAGATCTCCCTTAACCGGGCGCCTTTCTTCAGATGCGTCGGACAGACGCGCGTCGGCGTCCTGGCAATCGTCTCCCCGCCCTAATGGAAAACATTTATTGACCGACCGGCCGGTCGGTTTATAATGCGTTCCATATCCCCACATGCCGCGGAGGCCTCCCTCTATGTATACGCAAGCCATCGATCTGGCCGGCAACAGCCCCAAGGGCGTGCAAGCCCTGAGCGAGGCCGAGCAGACGCAGCAAGCTCGCTTCGACGCACGTGTCGCCGCCGACCAGAAGATCGAGCCGCAGGACTACATGCCTGCCGAGTATCGCAAGACGCTCGTTCGCCAGATCTCGCAGCACGCGCACTCGGAAGTCGTGGGCATGCTGCCGGAAGGCAACTGGATCTCGCGCGCGCCCAGCCTCAAGCGCAAGGCCATCCTGCTCGCCAAGGTGCAGGACGAAGCTGGTCACGGTCTCTATCTCTATTCCGCCGCCGAAACGCTCGGCACCTCGCGCGACCAGATGATCGACGCCCTGCACTCCGGCAAGGCCAAATACTCCAGCATCTTCAATTACCCGCCCCTCACGTGGGCCGACGTCGGCGTGATCGGCTGGCTCGTCGACGGCGCCGCCATCATGAACCAGGTGCCCCTGTGCCGCTGCTCGTACGGTCCGTACGCGCGCGCCATGATCCGAGTCTGTAAGGAAGAGTCGTTCCATCAGCGTCAGGGCTTCGACGCCCTGCTCGCGATGATGAGCGGCACGCAAAGCCAGCGCGACATGGTGCAGGAAGCGGTGAACCGCTGGTGGTGGCCGGTGCTGATGATGTTCGGCCCGAGCGACAAGGAATCCATCCACAGCACCCAGACCATGAAGTGGGGCATCAAGCGCATCTCGAACGACGACCTGCGTCAGAAGTTCGTCGATGCTGCCGTCGAACAGGCCAAAGTGCTCGGCGTGACCTTCCCCGATCCGGATCTGAAGTGGAACGAAGCCCGCAAGGCCCACGATTACGGCGAGATCGACTGGAGCGAATTCTGGCG
The Pandoraea oxalativorans genome window above contains:
- a CDS encoding autotransporter outer membrane beta-barrel domain-containing protein, which gives rise to MVEVSGTGSYSGNSVNLSATGSGYGMLATGGGTITLLGSSTTGNTISTFGTGGHGLYAVGGGVIAGSYVAVDTNDAGAYGVGAVGAGSRVSLTDSALSTVADNAHGAYAASGGAITLTRTDVTTYGMGASAIFADAGGAITLNNLNTFSFGDNAAGAVATGAGSRLTLNNTFVNILGNGSTGLSATGGGGISMVGGAIASGDYYGVTVIANAPGMLARGGGSNIQVSNGATSATYGANSPGVWADAGGKVNFSGFGIFTYQPNSPGALASGADSSIALTDTIVRTSGPSSAGLSVTDAGTVTVTGTEVTSGYRPTGSSPPVLQFPDTSIGSQANGADVTGAGSQLLADRTRITANGDGAIGVKVSQGARASITGGSITTRGQSAPGAVAENVGSDIVLTRTAITTAGSGAHGIAAIGGGTLSAVDTTVAVSGAGSAAIHLAGVTPSAISFTGGSLSATSGAIVYAEGGTGIVSISDGTAIAAAMVNGRRLLAQVTENASGTPSNLTLNIARIPSLAGDIVVDPSTLTYNLVSSNWTGNLVLLGQANTANANLSASQWTGDLLADAGNTADVTLTQGSLWTGLARNATKVAIDASSVWNVTGDSNATGTVANAGLIQFVPRSGSYSTLTVGSYTGSAGSRIGFNTYLGADNSPTNLLVIKGGQASGTTAVVVDNTGGPGAQTVADGIRLVQVSDGGTTTTGAFTLARRVAAGAYEYQLFRGGSTSPDDWFLRSYLSDKPADPATPVDAGIALYRPEVALYSPIPAIARQMGLATLGTLHERVGEEENLRGLPGPRPYANGVWGRVFGGRVNNRWDGTVNSSASGNLVGFQTGLDIFRRTTDEGHRDHAGVYFAYSDFDSPSVRGFALGTQDLTVGKLVLNGPSAGAYWTHFAPGGGYLDAVVQASWYDAKATCLYGSGMSTKATGYTASLESGYPFRFGKDDRWLIEPQAQIVYQGVSVRRSGDQYSDVDWNAGKAWTARLGARLQYTEQDERGRLWQPYARVNLWHVFPVSDTAFFGPSSPGIETRIGDTALEIGGGITARVNQYLSFYGQASYRWSVGSVHDRRTTTAGTLGVRVNW
- the paaA gene encoding 1,2-phenylacetyl-CoA epoxidase subunit PaaA; its protein translation is MYTQAIDLAGNSPKGVQALSEAEQTQQARFDARVAADQKIEPQDYMPAEYRKTLVRQISQHAHSEVVGMLPEGNWISRAPSLKRKAILLAKVQDEAGHGLYLYSAAETLGTSRDQMIDALHSGKAKYSSIFNYPPLTWADVGVIGWLVDGAAIMNQVPLCRCSYGPYARAMIRVCKEESFHQRQGFDALLAMMSGTQSQRDMVQEAVNRWWWPVLMMFGPSDKESIHSTQTMKWGIKRISNDDLRQKFVDAAVEQAKVLGVTFPDPDLKWNEARKAHDYGEIDWSEFWRVVGGDGPCNKERVGTRVAAHEKGAWVREAALAHAAKQRQRAEKQAA